A genomic segment from Sesamum indicum cultivar Zhongzhi No. 13 unplaced genomic scaffold, S_indicum_v1.0 scaffold00124, whole genome shotgun sequence encodes:
- the LOC105179114 gene encoding transcription factor MYB6-like isoform X1: MGRSPCCSKVGLRRGPWSTKEDTLLSNYIQQHGEGQWRSLPKKAGLLRCGKSCRLRWMNYLRPGIKRGNISEDEEDLIVRLHGLLGNRWSLIAGRLPGRTDNEIKNYWNTHLLKKLKTAGIHPKPHKDLPKPTRNKKPAAASGGGKKKKKQKKTEKLTTASGAEDIGNNDRNGSEENIISNDPPKTKVYLPKPIRVSSVFPRTSSYDSLVSGSSSTEGGSVGAEKAPEVASYVPVPWPPLFEIEDADYGMCDGGDDFLGVGCILPVVHQQSDSISDEVNMWEKVYDEYLQLL, translated from the exons atgGGAAGATCTCCTTGTTGCTCGAAAGTGGGGCTAAGGAGAGGACCCTGGTCTACCAAAGAAGACACCCTTCTCTCCAATTATATCCAGCAACATGGTGAAGGCCAATGGCGTTCTCTCCCCAAGAAAGCTG GGCTGTTGAGGTGTGGGAAGAGCTGTAGGCTGCGGTGGATGAACTATCTACGGCCGGGGATTAAGAGAGGGAACATAAGCGAAGACGAGGAGGATCTAATCGTACGCCTGCACGGGCTGTTGGGAAACCGATGGTCCCTGATTGCGGGACGATTGCCAGGTCGAACGGACAATGAGATCAAGAACTACTGGAACACTCATCTTCTCAAGAAGTTGAAGACCGCCGGAATCCACCCCAAGCCCCACAAGGATCTTCCTAAACCCACCAGGAACAAGAAGCCGGCCGCCGCCTCCGGtggaggaaagaagaaaaagaagcagaagaagacCGAGAAGTTGACGACGGCCAGCGGAGCAGAGGATATTGGTAATAATGATAGAAATGGAtcagaagaaaatattattagtaatgATCCTCCCAAGACGAAAGTGTATCTACCGAAACCGATTAGAGTTTCGTCGGTGTTCCCCAGGACCAGCAGCTATGACAGCTTGGTGAGTGGGTCGTCGAGCACCGAGGGCGGCAGCGTAGGGGCGGAGAAGGCACCGGAGGTAGCGTCGTACGTGCCGGTGCCGTGGCCGCCGCTGTTCGAGATAGAAGATGCGGATTACGGGATGTGCGACGGCGGCGATGATTTTCTGGGGGTGGGTTGTATTCTGCCGGTGGTCCACCAGCAGTCGGATTCGATTTCCGACGAAGTGAACATGTGGGAGAAAGTCTATGATGAGTATCTGCAGCTTCTGTAg
- the LOC105179114 gene encoding myb-related protein 330-like isoform X2: MVKANGVLSPRKLLNLKFLITGLLRCGKSCRLRWMNYLRPGIKRGNISEDEEDLIVRLHGLLGNRWSLIAGRLPGRTDNEIKNYWNTHLLKKLKTAGIHPKPHKDLPKPTRNKKPAAASGGGKKKKKQKKTEKLTTASGAEDIGNNDRNGSEENIISNDPPKTKVYLPKPIRVSSVFPRTSSYDSLVSGSSSTEGGSVGAEKAPEVASYVPVPWPPLFEIEDADYGMCDGGDDFLGVGCILPVVHQQSDSISDEVNMWEKVYDEYLQLL, translated from the exons ATGGTGAAGGCCAATGGCGTTCTCTCCCCAAGAAAGCTG cttaatttgaagtttttaatTACAGGGCTGTTGAGGTGTGGGAAGAGCTGTAGGCTGCGGTGGATGAACTATCTACGGCCGGGGATTAAGAGAGGGAACATAAGCGAAGACGAGGAGGATCTAATCGTACGCCTGCACGGGCTGTTGGGAAACCGATGGTCCCTGATTGCGGGACGATTGCCAGGTCGAACGGACAATGAGATCAAGAACTACTGGAACACTCATCTTCTCAAGAAGTTGAAGACCGCCGGAATCCACCCCAAGCCCCACAAGGATCTTCCTAAACCCACCAGGAACAAGAAGCCGGCCGCCGCCTCCGGtggaggaaagaagaaaaagaagcagaagaagacCGAGAAGTTGACGACGGCCAGCGGAGCAGAGGATATTGGTAATAATGATAGAAATGGAtcagaagaaaatattattagtaatgATCCTCCCAAGACGAAAGTGTATCTACCGAAACCGATTAGAGTTTCGTCGGTGTTCCCCAGGACCAGCAGCTATGACAGCTTGGTGAGTGGGTCGTCGAGCACCGAGGGCGGCAGCGTAGGGGCGGAGAAGGCACCGGAGGTAGCGTCGTACGTGCCGGTGCCGTGGCCGCCGCTGTTCGAGATAGAAGATGCGGATTACGGGATGTGCGACGGCGGCGATGATTTTCTGGGGGTGGGTTGTATTCTGCCGGTGGTCCACCAGCAGTCGGATTCGATTTCCGACGAAGTGAACATGTGGGAGAAAGTCTATGATGAGTATCTGCAGCTTCTGTAg